The region CTTATTGGTGGTGTTTTCCTCTGGCGTGATGGTCCAGTCAGAATCAATGTTTGACTGGTGATCGCCATCACGGTAGTTGATATTGTCGGCCTGGCGGTAGTTATAACGTCCCGATGCTTCTTCGAGTGTAACATCACGGTATTGTATTCTCCCCAGGCTGTCTTTTTCAACCAGGAATCCTTCATCATCGGTAACACGGGTTTGAAAAACATTGCCACGGAAGGGGCGGTAATCTGCAACATCTGAGAACGACATGGGGCGGTAAACATCCAGCACCCATTCGGCCACGTTGCCGGCCATATTGTACAAGCCAAAGTCATTGGGCCAGAAAGCCCGAACATCGGCGGGAATATCGGCAGCATCATTCAGTGATCCTGCTACTCCCATATAGTCTCCACGTCCGCGACGGAAATTGGCCATGAATTCACCGTAGCTTTTACGTTCGTCGGAACGAAGGTTTTCTCCCTGCCAGGGATACATCCGTCTCTCAACAATGCGCTCATATTTGGTTTCGCCAATCAGGCCGAGTGCTGCATATTCCCATTCGGCTTCGGTTGGAAGGCGGTAACGCGGTAGTAAAATTCCATCTTCGAGGCGGGCAATACGCTCGCCAGTGCCGGCTGGATTTAAATCCGGCAAAGGTTTGTTGACCAGTCCCTGGTATTGTCCGGCCAGGTAGGCTTCAGTATTAAAGTTTTCTTTTGGCGTCTGATCCGGATCTAACTCAAGGATGCCTTGTTTTACGAGCATCATTTCGTTTACCCTGTCAGTACGCCATGAGCAATAATCATTGGCCTGAACCCAGGAGACTCCTACAACAGGGTAATTTCTGTAAGCCGGGTGTCTTAAATAAGTTTCCACAAGTGGTTCATTGTAGGCAAGCTTTTCGCGCCAAACAAGTGTATCGGGCAGGGCTTTGCGGTAAACCTCGGGATAATCGGTTCCAAAAACCCGGTTCAACCAATATAAATACTCAAGGTAATCAACGTTTGAAACCTCTGTTTCGTCCATGTAAAAACTTGGAACCGTTACCCGCCTTGGAGTATTGTCCCAATCATGCATGGGATGGTCAAGGGTTCTGCCCATTACAAAGGATCCTCCTTCAATTAAGACGAGGCCGGGACCGGTGATCTGGTCACGGTAAGGCATTACCTCAAAACCTCCTGTTTGAGGGTCGTTATATTCCCAGCCGGTTGTTCGTGAACGCTCTTTTGAGCAGGAGGAAACGAGCACAAAAAGTGCAAACATTAATAAGAAACTGATGCTTCTGTTCTTCAGGATCATTGTTGTTTGAAATTTTATTTACTGATAATAACTAAAAAGTGGGACATTTTATTGCTTTGATCTTTTCTGTTCTTTCACGGCAGGCAAATTGCCAGGCTACAGAGATTTCGTGTGCACCGCCAGTGGCGTTCGAAAGCCGCGATACGGTATAATCATATGTATAACCAATTTTGAACTGCCTGTGTTCAAATCCCAATAAAGCAATAGCAGCATCGGGGTTGTCGAAATTATACCTGAACCATAATCCGCCTACAAAAGGATAAAGGTTGAGGTAAGTGCCCACGTTCATTTGGCGGAATTCGCCTTGCTGCATATAAAGGATGTTAGGCGATAAAGAGGGTAAATATTTTTGTTCTTCAAAAGATGCATAGGGGACCAGGTTGAATATTGCCCCTGCATGTGCTGTTATCTTCATTTCCTGCCGGCTTCCTGAATTTGGGTAAAAGCCATTGTCGGGCTGCGTAAGGTGATGTGCCGCCAAACCCAGGTAAACACTTTCGCGATATCCGAAGATAAGCCCTGCTGAAAAGTCGGGGAAAGTTTTGCTAAGACTGGCGGGCCTTGGTTCATCACTTGCTGTGCCGCCAACAAGTTGGTCGGCAAATATAAATTTGTCCCAGTCAATCGTAATTTGATGATAAGTGGCCTGTAAGCCTGCGTTCATTACAATATGTCTTGATAAATCAAGCCGGTAAGAATAAACACCACTGAATGAATTGTTTGTAAGCATACCATCACCTGCCTGATCTGAAACAACCATTACTGCGACTCCCCCACTCAAAAAATCAACGTATTGATCGTACGAAGCTGCATAAGTAACAAAACTTGCCGGGATGGATGGCCATTGGTTGCGATAATTCAATGTTAAGCGTGGGCAGATTTTGTTCCCTGAAAGTGCGGGGTTAAGATAAACCGGGTTGCCATAAAATTGTGAAAATCCGGGATCTTGTGCTTTAGACACAATAACCCCACTGAGCATGAAGATGACAATAATTATTAATTGTACAAGACCTTTTTTCATGTGCAGGAGTAACAAAAGAATTTCAGGCAACAATATTAATACTTTTTTCCTCACAATAGCATCTGTTACAGACATGTTTTTATAACGGAAAACATTATAATTATTGACATTTGGCCAGAGCCCACTGTTAATAAGTGCTGAAGCAGCATATTACAAGCAGGAACCCTGAGGATGAATGTACAATTATTTTACTTTTATAGCTAAAAGTCTGCACTACATGCACTATCATTAGCGTCATACAATGAGCTGATGAATCCTTTCAGCAAGGGAAACTACAATATTTTTCTTTGTCAGCCGTTCGTAAATCATAAAACTCATCAACATAGTTTTGTGTAGTCTTCTCAAATTTCCCCTATCAATCACCACCCAAAGAAACCTTAAAATATGCAGATGAAGAAAGTGTTTCCATTAGCAGCATTATTTCTTGTATTAAGTGTTCCCAATGTTTTTGCCGATGAAATATTCATCAGTAAAAAGTTGCGGTGGAATGATCCCGTATTGGTTCAGATTGATGAATCCGGAGTCTATCAACTTTCTTTCAATGATGCCTATTATTCCTACAACCCCTTTCTTCCGGCTTTCCAGAAGTCCGTTTTTTTTCCCTCCAATGAAACAGAATTTTCATCGCTTGAACTGAAAAACCTTGTATTTGACTCAACTGACCAGCAAGCCTTCGTCCGGATTGAAGACTTGTTGCTTATAGACAATGAGCTGGTGGTTGAAGCACATCCCATCATGGCAAGGCATAAAAAGGGCGTAAATGTTTCATTTATCCCACTGGTCAGGAACCCAGAAACCGGAAAAATTCTCCGCCTGATAGCATTTGATATTCACATTCAGTATGAAACTGTAGCGGTTCAAACCGAAATGCTTAAAAGCATTTTTGTTGAAGAATCAATGCTGGCATCGGGCAACTGGTACAAATTTGCAGTTTCGGAAACCGGGGTTCACAGAATTACATATAACGACCTGGTAGGCGCAGGTCTTAACCCTGCCGGCATTAACCCTCAGCACGTCCGTTTATTTGGCAATGGCGGCGGCATGCTTCCGGAACCCAACAACAGTTTTCGCCACGACGATCTGATCGAAAATGCCATCATAGTGGTTGGCGAGGAAGACGGCGTTTTTAACCAGGGCGATTATATCCTGTTTTTCGGGCAAAGCCCACACCAGTGGAAATACTCGCCTGCTTCACCGGCTTTTGAGCATTTGCACAATATTTATGATGACCACAATTATTATTTTCTCACTGCCGACAAAGGCATGGGCAAAAGGATCGGAACCCAGCCAATAGCCTCACTACCGGCGACCGATATTATAACCACATTCAATGATTATCAGGTTTATGAGAATAATACTTCGAACCTCATTAAATCGGGGCGGCAATGGTATGGTGAAGTTTTCGACGCCATACTGACAAGAAATTTTTCTTTCTCTTTTCCAAACAGGGTGCTCGATTCTGTTGTAAACATCCAGGCGCATGTAGCTGCCAGGTCGCTGCAGAGTTCATCGTTTACATTTAACATCAATGGAACCAACGTACAAACCTCTGTTGCTCCTGTAAGTGATGGCCCATACGCGGCACATGCCCGCGATGCATCCATGACCCGTAATCTCGCCATCAACCAGGAGATCATTGACATTAAGCTTACTTACAATAAAAGCCCAATGCCATCAACAGGCTGGCTCAATTATATCAGGGTGCATGCAGTGCGCCGTTTGAGCATGAGTGGCGATCAGATGTTATTCAGAAACAGGTACAGTGTTGGCACAAACCGTGTTTCGGAATTTAGGATTGCGAATACAAGCAATGCACTAAGGGTTTGGAATGTGACTGATGCAGGCAATGTATCGGAGCAGCAAACCAACCAATCGGGCAATGAA is a window of Bacteroidales bacterium DNA encoding:
- a CDS encoding SUMF1/EgtB/PvdO family nonheme iron enzyme, with the translated sequence MILKNRSISFLLMFALFVLVSSCSKERSRTTGWEYNDPQTGGFEVMPYRDQITGPGLVLIEGGSFVMGRTLDHPMHDWDNTPRRVTVPSFYMDETEVSNVDYLEYLYWLNRVFGTDYPEVYRKALPDTLVWREKLAYNEPLVETYLRHPAYRNYPVVGVSWVQANDYCSWRTDRVNEMMLVKQGILELDPDQTPKENFNTEAYLAGQYQGLVNKPLPDLNPAGTGERIARLEDGILLPRYRLPTEAEWEYAALGLIGETKYERIVERRMYPWQGENLRSDERKSYGEFMANFRRGRGDYMGVAGSLNDAADIPADVRAFWPNDFGLYNMAGNVAEWVLDVYRPMSFSDVADYRPFRGNVFQTRVTDDEGFLVEKDSLGRIQYRDVTLEEASGRYNYRQADNINYRDGDHQSNIDSDWTITPEENTTNKMYEYAKTSLISDKSRVYKGGSWRDPAYFLSPGARRFLEQDKSTNNIGFRCAMTRVGSPEMAGKR
- a CDS encoding type IX secretion system membrane protein PorP/SprF, which produces MSVTDAIVRKKVLILLPEILLLLLHMKKGLVQLIIIVIFMLSGVIVSKAQDPGFSQFYGNPVYLNPALSGNKICPRLTLNYRNQWPSIPASFVTYAASYDQYVDFLSGGVAVMVVSDQAGDGMLTNNSFSGVYSYRLDLSRHIVMNAGLQATYHQITIDWDKFIFADQLVGGTASDEPRPASLSKTFPDFSAGLIFGYRESVYLGLAAHHLTQPDNGFYPNSGSRQEMKITAHAGAIFNLVPYASFEEQKYLPSLSPNILYMQQGEFRQMNVGTYLNLYPFVGGLWFRYNFDNPDAAIALLGFEHRQFKIGYTYDYTVSRLSNATGGAHEISVAWQFACRERTEKIKAIKCPTF